The genomic interval TGACACCCCAGAACCTTATTCTGAACAAGACCTCTGGGACTGGCTGAGGAACTCCACAGACCTCCAAGAGCCTCGGCCCAGGGCCAAGAGAAGGCCCATTGTTAAGACGGGCAAGTTTAAGAAAATGTTTGGATGGGGTGATTTTCATTCCAACATCAAAACAGTGAAGCTGAACCTATTGATTACTGGGAAAATTGTGGATCATGGAAATGGGACATTTAGTGTTTATTTCAGGCATAATTCCACTGGTCAAGGGAATGTGTCTGTCAGCCTGGTGCCCCCTACAAAAATTGTGGAATTCGACTTGGCACAACAAACCGTGATTGATGCCAAAGATTCCAAGTCCTTTAACTGTCGAATCGAATATGAAAAGGTTGACAAGGCTACCAAGAACACACTCTGCAACTATGACCCTTCCAAAACCTGTTACCAGGAGCAGACCCAAAGTCACGTGTCCTGGCTCTGCTCCAAGCCCTTCAAGGTGATCTGTATTTACATATCCTTTTATAGTACAGATTATAAACTAGTACAGAAAGTGTGCCCCGACTACAACTACCACAGTGACACACCTTACTTCCCCTCCGGATGAAGATGAACAAGAGGGTGAGACTGAAGCCTGAGGAATTAAAGGTCATGTGACAGGGCTGTTACCTCAAAGAAGAAGGTCACATCTGTTGCCTGGAATGTGTCTACACTGCTGCTCTTGTCAACCGGCTGCAAATACGCTAGTGGAAAACAATCTGATGTAATTTCTGCCCAGTCAGCTTCATCTCTCAGTATAGTTGTAAATCATCACAGATTTTAAAGTCATACTTGAGGGCATACCCTCACATGTAGaggtacacaaacacacactcatgcacatcTCAGCTTGCATCTGTCATCGGTTGAGAGGGCTTTCATTGTTTGACTCATAATGGTTCAGGATAAACTATCATCAAACGAAAGGATCAACTAGACAGAAAATGTTTCTAACATTCACCGTTATGGAAatctctttttaaagtctctagTCCATGCTAATCAATAATCCCCACTCATGCATTCCTACTGCTTGGAGTAGCTGTACTGGTAAATACTACTGTAGGAGTATATGcttgttaaaatggaaaaaaaaatgtgtctttagaGCTcagtattctttattttatgaacaCAACAAAGTGTAGTAACTTTTTTCCAGCATATGGTAGGCACATTCAAGGTGATACAagatggctctttttttttttttttttccctatggaaGGAGCCTGTTTTCAGTAAAGATGAGCAAACATTTGGAATTTACATGTGGGCAGATGTTGGGATTACAGCTTTCATCGCCAATCATTGGACATTTGCGAAGTTGAGACCAGCTAAGGCTGCTTAAAACAGTTCTGATCATTATATAAGAAGGAAAATGCCTGGCAGACACCATGTAAGTTATAAGTGTCTGTCTTATCTTTACTACACATATTGTAACAAATTCAATATCCTAGTCTTCATTTGTATGAATGGTTTGTATTGTACATAGTTTAACCAAGTGTTATTTGAGCtgcttattaatattaaattgtaCTTGTCTCTCTGCTTGTtattggttaaaaaagaaaaaaaaaggatatgagGAATCCATTTTATCAATGTAGCTGTGAACTCcattaaaaagacaaacaatgtACAAAGCATTTATTCAGCTCAAGTATTGTTGAAAGCTATACATATACAACATTACACTGTCtgtatttagatattttatttctggagaaaacaaaatgtacataaaaataaaacacttaaatttGAGTTTCAATATGTACTGTGTAAGATGCTGATTTAAATGTTTCTGACAAGAAGAACATGCTGGAATACAGTCATGGCTTTGCATCTCATGTCTTTAAATTTGTATAGAATTATCTAAATTGGTGTTAGTTGCCCATGCCAAACTACTTATTTCAATATCAAACCTGGGAAATAATTGTGGTATACAGCATTGCACACATTTTAGGTTTTACTGTCTTGTTAGttattcaagaattttttaaaaagtcaatgaacATAGGAGATAATTGAGGTTTCCTAAATTTAACAATAAGTagttgaattgtttttttttgtatagagTCTTTATTAAGTGGGAGGATCGAAGgggtatgtgtgagtgtgtgtgtgtgtgtgtgtgtgtgtgtgtgtttacaaaaaattaaaatatctgaagatGGTGACTGAGTTTCTCTGATTcaatacaactaaaaacattttgggAGCAATAGAGGGCTTCAATGTTTAGTGTATGTATAGCAGATGAGATTAAGTTGTCTATGTAGTATTGTTTTTGGACAttaaactttcttaaaaaaaagaggggaaaaaaaacctaatgGCTAACCATTATACATTACTCCAGCAAAATAAAGAGTTAACATAAAACACCAATTTTAAAGCCATGAATTTGGGATTGAGATGTGAAATCTCAACAGTTAACCAAAGAAGCCCAATTAAGAGCGCTGATCTATTCTTATCTCATATATGTTAGAGAGAAGTCTATTTTCACatagaaaacaatataaatattacagaggaaaaaaacacagaattctAAAGTAAGAACTCAATAACTGGTTTGACTAATGAGTTTCCATCTGCAGATGAAACATTTGTCATTCTGTTAAATGTCCATCTCTAATAAAAGTCCTTCAGTATATCTGGACAACCATTTATATCCATTTATACATGAACTTGTCATGGAATTTGGAGGCTAATATTAGAACAGATTGTGGCAGAACAGGCAATAAAAACTTCATGGGTTCTAGCTGCAGGACATACTTGCCACAGATATATCTTATTATTTTGGAGTTTATTTATCAACATGATCACTTAGGAGTCATTTGGCTTGTAGCAAATAAGAGAGTGAGAAagggaaaatcatttttttttctttaaattttttaatgcatAGCCTATGACTTTCATTATGTGAACTGATCCATCCTCTTGTAACCTAGAATTCAACATGAGATGAAATATGCTTCAGTTGCCCCACTCCTCTGCTTTCTAACCTCCCAGTGAAATAATGCTTTCAAGTTTTTAACAAATGTACAGAACAATGActtgaattgtttttctttagaagaaaaacaaaatgaaacatgtaGCAAACATCCAACAaggatataaatttttaaaaatccaaaatgtcAGGACTTTTTCTGGATCTGACACACTTTTTCCAAACTTCTACATCATGTATACGTTCCCTCTGTAACTCAGAGTCATCATGATCATACAGAACTTCAATACaagagaaaatgtatttatattcaatatattattCTGGTTTTAGACAGGCAGGGGATGAAGGATGATCATCAATATGAAGATTCAAAAGTtccatttaaaaactttatttgacCAACTTGTTGATTCAACAATTGAAGAAGTTTTAACTATGTTTAAAAATGCACTGGTtgtttgggaaaaataaattttaagcatCACTAAGGAAACAATCTTCTCTAGaatcttaaaaattattccaCATCTTTGCTAAGATATAGGGG from Urocitellus parryii isolate mUroPar1 chromosome 3, mUroPar1.hap1, whole genome shotgun sequence carries:
- the Nxph1 gene encoding neurexophilin-1; the encoded protein is MIRSKRLLDYQDPLHLCPIPSKLQHLASQSQVTCANLTNGGKSELLKSGSSKSTLKHIWTESSKDLSISRLLSQTFRGKENDTDLDLRYDTPEPYSEQDLWDWLRNSTDLQEPRPRAKRRPIVKTGKFKKMFGWGDFHSNIKTVKLNLLITGKIVDHGNGTFSVYFRHNSTGQGNVSVSLVPPTKIVEFDLAQQTVIDAKDSKSFNCRIEYEKVDKATKNTLCNYDPSKTCYQEQTQSHVSWLCSKPFKVICIYISFYSTDYKLVQKVCPDYNYHSDTPYFPSG